One window of Verrucomicrobiia bacterium genomic DNA carries:
- the hemL gene encoding glutamate-1-semialdehyde 2,1-aminomutase codes for MAKPSAMPALFREAEKVIPSGVNSPVRAFRGVGGTPVFVRRAKGAFLWDEDGKRYLDFCASWGPMILGHAPAGLLTRLRREIKNGTSFGAATVKEVHLAKAIRAFVPSMEKTRLVSSGTEAVMSAVRLARGFTGRKKIVKLDGGYHGHADSMLVQAGSGGATFGIPDSAGVPEELARLTISIPFNDVEALEKVFREQGKEIAAFILEPVPANMGVVPPAAGYLEEAREITARHGALLIFDEVITGFRLNAGGAQKVYGVKPDLTCLGKILGGGLPLAAFGGREEIMDKLAPQGPVYQAGTLSGNPLAVGAALWMLERLSTGPHKKLNRMATTFFKDIRAVIENRNLPLTLNTSGSMFTLFFTKESVTDYRSAKTSNAKHYARFFHECLSRGVYLAPSQFEANFISTAHSYTHLENALEVFEEALSQVFP; via the coding sequence GTGGCCAAGCCGTCCGCCATGCCCGCCCTTTTCCGCGAAGCGGAAAAAGTGATCCCGTCCGGCGTCAATTCTCCGGTTCGCGCTTTTCGCGGCGTGGGCGGAACACCCGTTTTCGTGCGCCGCGCCAAAGGCGCCTTTCTCTGGGACGAAGACGGCAAACGTTACCTCGATTTTTGCGCGTCCTGGGGCCCGATGATCCTGGGCCACGCACCCGCGGGCCTGCTCACGCGCCTGCGCCGCGAAATCAAAAACGGCACGAGCTTCGGCGCGGCGACGGTCAAGGAAGTCCATCTCGCCAAAGCCATCCGCGCCTTCGTCCCGTCCATGGAAAAGACGCGCCTTGTTTCCTCCGGCACGGAAGCGGTCATGAGCGCGGTGCGCCTGGCGCGCGGCTTCACGGGCCGCAAAAAAATCGTGAAGCTGGACGGCGGCTATCACGGCCATGCCGACAGCATGCTCGTGCAGGCAGGCTCCGGCGGCGCGACGTTCGGTATTCCGGATTCGGCGGGAGTGCCGGAAGAGCTCGCGAGGCTTACGATCAGCATTCCGTTCAACGACGTGGAAGCGCTCGAAAAAGTTTTTCGAGAGCAGGGAAAAGAGATCGCGGCCTTCATCCTCGAGCCTGTGCCCGCCAACATGGGCGTGGTTCCTCCGGCCGCCGGCTATCTCGAAGAAGCGCGCGAGATCACGGCCCGCCACGGCGCGCTGCTCATTTTCGACGAAGTCATTACCGGGTTCCGCCTGAACGCGGGCGGCGCGCAGAAAGTTTACGGCGTGAAGCCGGACCTTACGTGCCTCGGCAAAATCCTGGGCGGCGGGCTTCCTCTCGCGGCCTTCGGCGGCCGGGAAGAGATCATGGACAAGCTCGCGCCCCAGGGCCCGGTCTATCAGGCAGGCACGCTTTCCGGAAATCCGCTCGCAGTCGGCGCCGCGCTCTGGATGCTGGAACGCCTGAGCACGGGTCCGCACAAAAAACTCAACCGCATGGCCACGACTTTTTTCAAAGACATCCGCGCCGTGATCGAAAACCGCAATCTTCCGCTCACGCTCAACACCTCGGGCTCCATGTTCACGCTTTTCTTCACGAAAGAGTCCGTCACCGATTACCGGTCCGCGAAGACTTCCAACGCCAAACACTATGCGCGCTTTTTCCACGAGTGCCTGTCCCGCGGCGT